In one uncultured Devosia sp. genomic region, the following are encoded:
- a CDS encoding DUF1674 domain-containing protein has translation MSDDKTEDLPRAPLTEAAQRALTEAEARRAQIDGKTAFAPKEEGGRGGLEPSRYGDWEIKGLTSDF, from the coding sequence ATGAGCGACGACAAAACCGAAGACCTCCCGCGCGCCCCGCTGACCGAAGCGGCCCAACGCGCTCTCACCGAAGCCGAAGCGCGCCGCGCTCAGATCGACGGCAAGACCGCCTTTGCGCCCAAGGAAGAGGGCGGTCGCGGGGGGCTGGAGCCAAGCCGCTATGGTGACTGGGAAATCAAGGGGCTGACGAGCGACTTCTAG
- a CDS encoding type II toxin-antitoxin system RelE/ParE family toxin — MSSVRLTPRALADLDRISDYGLANFGARSTASYIQGLHDLFGKLAVYPEIGIIAAATNQRRRRHPFRRHIVFYELEAPGIAILRIYPMTRLRKADELPD; from the coding sequence TTGAGCAGTGTCCGCCTCACGCCTAGGGCGCTGGCGGACCTCGATAGAATTTCCGACTATGGTCTTGCGAATTTTGGCGCCCGGTCGACGGCGTCGTACATTCAGGGACTTCATGACTTGTTCGGCAAATTGGCCGTGTATCCAGAAATAGGAATCATCGCCGCTGCTACTAACCAGCGTAGGCGTCGTCATCCGTTTCGCCGACACATTGTCTTCTACGAACTTGAAGCACCCGGCATTGCCATATTGCGCATCTACCCCATGACCCGCCTGCGCAAAGCTGACGAACTGCCCGACTAG
- a CDS encoding SRPBCC family protein, with the protein MSKRIDTAARLIRATPETIYAALTSAEALVQWMPPRGMTGEMQAFDPRPGGLQRMVLRYDDASIAGKSGSNEDIAEARFIDLVPNERVVQTVDFVSDDPKFSGTMTMSTLLTSHGDHTEVRFTAENVPEGISAEDHADGMNSSLENLAVYVERRPSEAPQ; encoded by the coding sequence ATGAGCAAGCGCATCGACACTGCCGCCCGCCTGATCAGGGCCACGCCCGAGACCATCTACGCCGCGCTGACCTCCGCCGAAGCACTGGTGCAATGGATGCCGCCCAGGGGCATGACCGGCGAAATGCAGGCCTTCGACCCGCGCCCCGGCGGTCTGCAACGCATGGTTCTGCGCTATGACGACGCCAGCATCGCCGGCAAGAGCGGCAGCAATGAAGACATTGCCGAAGCCCGTTTCATCGACCTCGTGCCCAATGAGCGCGTCGTCCAGACCGTGGATTTCGTCAGCGACGACCCGAAGTTTTCCGGCACGATGACCATGTCAACGCTGCTCACTTCGCATGGCGATCATACCGAAGTTCGCTTCACGGCCGAAAATGTCCCCGAAGGCATCAGCGCCGAGGACCACGCCGATGGCATGAATTCGTCGCTGGAGAATTTGGCGGTGTATGTCGAACGTAGACCCAGCGAGGCGCCGCAGTAG
- a CDS encoding Flp family type IVb pilin, protein MLNVLTRFMRDEAGITPVEYGLIAAILAVAMTVAASAAGFSLADITG, encoded by the coding sequence ATGCTGAATGTCCTGACCCGATTTATGCGCGATGAAGCCGGTATAACCCCGGTGGAATATGGTCTGATCGCCGCCATTCTAGCCGTGGCCATGACCGTCGCCGCCTCGGCTGCCGGCTTCAGCCTCGCCGATATTACAGGCTAG
- a CDS encoding DsbE family thiol:disulfide interchange protein: MRYVLFALPLILLVALVGVFAMSMNRDPNLVRSVLINKPAPAFAMAEVPELGVPGFDTAALKGDVTVVNVFASWCIPCRDEHPLLVALKDVTGVRLFGINQADAPENARAFLNELGNPYDAVGTDRDRRVSIDWGVYGVPETFVVDAEGTITFKHVGPLDAEAIENELLPAITAARG; encoded by the coding sequence ATGCGCTATGTTCTCTTCGCCCTGCCACTGATCCTGCTGGTGGCGCTTGTCGGCGTCTTTGCCATGTCGATGAACCGCGATCCCAACCTTGTGCGTTCGGTGCTGATCAACAAACCGGCGCCGGCCTTCGCCATGGCCGAAGTGCCCGAGCTTGGCGTGCCCGGCTTTGATACCGCAGCGCTCAAGGGCGACGTGACCGTGGTCAATGTCTTTGCCTCCTGGTGCATTCCCTGCCGCGACGAGCATCCGCTGCTGGTGGCGCTCAAGGACGTGACCGGCGTGCGCCTCTTCGGCATTAATCAGGCCGACGCGCCGGAAAACGCCCGCGCCTTCCTGAACGAACTGGGCAATCCCTATGACGCCGTCGGCACCGACCGCGACCGCCGCGTCTCGATCGACTGGGGCGTCTATGGCGTGCCCGAAACCTTCGTCGTCGATGCCGAGGGCACCATCACCTTCAAGCATGTCGGCCCGCTCGACGCCGAGGCGATCGAAAACGAACTTCTGCCCGCCATCACCGCCGCGCGCGGTTAG
- the ccmD gene encoding heme exporter protein CcmD, with translation MIDLGQHAVFIIWAYIGVAIGIAALVAWTLLDARQVNRKLKALEARNPRRSA, from the coding sequence ATGATCGATCTCGGCCAGCATGCCGTCTTCATCATCTGGGCCTATATCGGCGTCGCCATCGGCATTGCCGCTCTGGTCGCCTGGACGCTGTTGGATGCGCGGCAGGTAAACAGAAAACTCAAGGCGCTCGAAGCGCGCAATCCACGCCGGTCCGCCTGA
- a CDS encoding heme ABC transporter permease yields MSLDNAPKLPWWNRIANPGQFVAMTKPFLWPLTALTGALFIIGLYYAFFNSPADYQMGDTVRIMYVHVPNAWLSQFVYATMSISAIGTLVWRHPMADVSMKAAAPLGALFTTLALFTGALWGRPTWGTFWEWDGRMTSTLVLLFIYLGLIALWRAFDDQLRAARVIAVFTLVGAINIPIIKFSVDWWSTLHQPASVFRPDGPTMPGSILTPLFAMFFAFTFLFATLQLKAMHTEVKRRRVAGLQRRLAQGDRP; encoded by the coding sequence ATGAGCCTCGATAACGCGCCCAAATTGCCTTGGTGGAACCGGATCGCCAATCCCGGCCAGTTCGTCGCCATGACGAAGCCCTTCCTCTGGCCGCTGACCGCGCTGACCGGCGCGCTCTTCATCATCGGCCTCTACTATGCCTTCTTCAACTCGCCCGCCGACTACCAGATGGGCGACACCGTACGTATCATGTATGTTCACGTGCCCAATGCGTGGCTGAGCCAGTTCGTCTATGCCACCATGTCGATCTCGGCCATTGGCACCCTGGTCTGGCGCCATCCCATGGCCGATGTCTCGATGAAGGCTGCCGCCCCGCTCGGCGCGCTTTTCACCACTCTGGCCCTCTTCACCGGCGCGCTTTGGGGCCGGCCGACCTGGGGCACCTTCTGGGAATGGGACGGGCGCATGACATCCACCCTGGTCCTGCTGTTCATCTATCTTGGGCTCATCGCCCTATGGCGCGCCTTTGACGACCAGCTCCGCGCCGCCCGGGTCATTGCCGTTTTCACGCTGGTCGGCGCCATCAATATCCCGATCATCAAATTCTCCGTCGACTGGTGGAGCACGCTGCACCAGCCCGCCAGCGTCTTCCGCCCCGACGGTCCGACCATGCCCGGCTCGATCCTCACGCCGCTCTTTGCGATGTTCTTCGCGTTTACATTCCTTTTCGCAACGCTGCAGCTCAAGGCCATGCATACCGAGGTCAAGCGCCGCCGCGTCGCCGGCCTGCAGCGCCGCCTGGCGCAGGGAGACAGACCATGA
- the ccmB gene encoding heme exporter protein CcmB encodes MSGFHAMLQRELRLTLRGGGDILTLVLFFVIVGAIVPFAVGPDRELLQKIAPGMIWVAAFLAMLLGLDRLFRPDHEDGSLILLRQADLSLGAIVVAKLIVHWLVSALPLIVASPILAMFLAMDVPTFWRTLVSLLLGTPALAAFGMVGAAVTVAIRRGGLIAPIIIAPLSIPVLIFGTGSVTATQSNAAMLFLAALSLMALVLAPVAAVFAIRSAED; translated from the coding sequence ATGAGCGGCTTCCATGCCATGTTGCAGCGCGAACTGCGCCTGACGCTGCGTGGCGGCGGGGATATCCTGACGCTGGTGCTGTTTTTTGTCATCGTTGGCGCCATCGTGCCCTTTGCTGTCGGGCCGGATCGGGAATTGCTCCAGAAAATCGCGCCGGGCATGATCTGGGTCGCCGCCTTCCTCGCCATGCTGCTCGGCCTCGACAGGCTGTTCCGTCCCGACCACGAGGATGGCTCGCTGATCCTGCTGCGGCAGGCCGATCTGTCGCTGGGCGCCATTGTCGTCGCAAAACTGATCGTCCACTGGCTGGTTTCGGCCTTGCCGCTGATCGTGGCGAGCCCCATCCTGGCCATGTTCCTCGCCATGGATGTACCCACCTTCTGGCGCACGCTGGTGTCGCTGCTGCTGGGCACGCCGGCCCTCGCCGCCTTCGGCATGGTGGGCGCTGCCGTAACCGTCGCCATCCGCCGCGGTGGGCTGATCGCCCCGATCATCATCGCCCCTCTCTCGATTCCCGTGCTGATCTTCGGCACGGGGTCCGTCACCGCCACCCAGTCCAATGCGGCCATGCTGTTTCTTGCGGCATTGAGCCTCATGGCCCTGGTGCTGGCTCCCGTTGCCGCCGTGTTTGCAATACGCTCCGCTGAAGACTAG
- the ccmA gene encoding heme ABC exporter ATP-binding protein CcmA yields MRLDGLACGRGGMVLCSDLTYSATPGSCTLLRGPNGTGKTTLLMTLAGVLTPMAGTMAVDGGDEDEKPLHYCGHRNAIKPRLSVSENLVFWATVNGPTGMAVQNALDEVGLGHLGDLDAGYLSAGQSRRLALARLLVSFRPIWLLDEPTAALDAEGHDLVTRLITRHLDQGGLAIAATHDPITLPDPSRLQTLVLGARL; encoded by the coding sequence TTGCGCCTCGATGGCCTTGCCTGCGGTCGCGGCGGCATGGTGCTGTGTTCCGACCTGACCTATTCCGCAACGCCCGGGTCCTGCACTTTGTTGCGCGGCCCCAATGGCACCGGCAAGACAACCCTGCTGATGACGCTGGCCGGCGTGCTGACGCCCATGGCGGGCACCATGGCCGTCGACGGCGGTGATGAAGACGAAAAGCCCCTGCACTATTGCGGCCACCGCAATGCCATCAAGCCGCGCCTGTCCGTCAGTGAAAACCTGGTCTTCTGGGCCACGGTCAACGGCCCGACCGGCATGGCGGTGCAGAACGCGCTCGATGAAGTGGGCCTCGGCCATCTCGGCGATCTCGATGCCGGCTATCTCTCCGCGGGGCAATCACGCCGCCTGGCGCTGGCGCGGCTGCTGGTGAGCTTTCGCCCGATCTGGTTGCTCGACGAACCCACCGCGGCGCTCGACGCCGAGGGCCACGACCTCGTGACGCGCCTCATCACCCGCCATCTCGATCAGGGGGGCCTGGCGATCGCAGCGACACACGACCCGATCACCCTGCCCGATCCGTCGCGGCTGCAAACGCTGGTCCTAGGAGCGCGCCTATGA
- the acnA gene encoding aconitate hydratase AcnA, whose amino-acid sequence MTSVDSFKSKSTLTVGSKTYTYYSIAEAEKNGLKGVSTLPGSMKVVLENLLRFEDDRTVTKADIEAVATWLVSRTSEHEISYRPARVLMQDFTGVPAVVDLAAMRDATAKLGADPQKINPLVPVDLVIDHSVMVDSFGTPLAFNQNVELEYERNGERYEFLRWGQSAFDNFRVVPPGTGICHQVNLEYLAQTVWTKEENGETVAYPDTLVGTDSHTTMVNGLAVLGWGVGGIEAEAAMLGQPVTMLIPEVVGFKLIGKINEGITATDLVLTVTEMLRKKGVVGKFVEFFGPGLDYLSLEDQATIANMAPEYGATCGYFPVDADTLKFLTTSGRDADRVALVEAYSRAQGMFRETDTPDPVFTSTLELDLSTVVPSLSGPKRPQDRVALKDVTSAFAAALPELSGGRIERTKLPEDKQESRFVNEGANGVGDIPEEAAFPVKGTDYHVTDGSVVIAAITSCTNTSNPSVLVAAGLVARKARALGLQSKPWVKTSLAPGSQVVTDYLTAAGLQEDLDALGFNLVGYGCTTCIGNSGPLPQAISDTINENKLVAASVLSGNRNFEGRVNPDVRANYLASPPLVVAYALAGTLNVDITTQPLGKGKDGSDVYLKDIWPSNLEIAEIVRKHVTADMFRSRYSDVFKGDSNWQAITIEGGQTYGWNSSSTYVQNPPYFADMSMEPKPVTNVTSAKVLALFLDSITTDHISPAGSFKASTPAGKYLEERQVAPRDFNSYGARRGNHEVMMRGTFANIRIKNQMLAGVEGGYTKGPDGSQMAIYDAAMAYQAQGTPLVIFAGKEYGTGSSRDWAAKGTNLLGVRAVIAQSFERIHRSNLVGMGVVPLQFKDGESWQTLGLDGTETVDIEGVTEITPRARVNVKITRANGEVMNVETLCRIDTANELDYFKHGGILHYVLRSLVAA is encoded by the coding sequence ATGACGTCGGTAGACAGCTTCAAGTCCAAATCCACTCTCACAGTCGGCAGCAAGACCTACACCTATTATTCCATCGCCGAGGCCGAGAAGAACGGCCTCAAGGGCGTGTCGACCCTGCCGGGCTCGATGAAGGTCGTGCTGGAAAACCTGCTGCGGTTCGAAGACGACCGCACTGTGACCAAGGCAGATATCGAGGCGGTGGCCACCTGGCTGGTGTCCCGGACCAGCGAACACGAGATTTCCTACCGCCCCGCCCGTGTGCTGATGCAGGATTTCACCGGCGTTCCGGCGGTGGTGGACCTTGCTGCCATGCGCGATGCCACGGCAAAGCTTGGCGCCGATCCGCAAAAGATCAATCCGCTGGTGCCGGTGGATCTGGTCATCGACCATTCGGTGATGGTGGACAGTTTCGGCACGCCCCTGGCCTTCAACCAGAATGTCGAGCTCGAATATGAGCGCAATGGCGAGCGCTACGAGTTTTTGCGCTGGGGCCAGTCGGCCTTCGACAATTTCCGCGTCGTGCCACCCGGCACCGGCATCTGCCACCAGGTGAACCTTGAATATCTGGCCCAGACCGTCTGGACCAAGGAAGAGAATGGCGAGACCGTCGCCTATCCCGATACGCTGGTGGGCACGGATTCCCACACCACCATGGTCAATGGCCTGGCTGTGCTCGGCTGGGGCGTCGGCGGCATCGAGGCCGAAGCGGCGATGCTCGGCCAGCCGGTCACCATGCTGATCCCCGAAGTCGTCGGCTTCAAGCTGATCGGCAAGATCAACGAGGGCATTACCGCGACCGACCTTGTGCTGACCGTTACCGAAATGCTGCGCAAAAAGGGCGTGGTCGGCAAGTTCGTCGAGTTCTTTGGCCCCGGCCTCGACTATCTGTCGCTCGAAGACCAAGCGACTATTGCCAATATGGCCCCCGAATATGGCGCCACCTGCGGCTATTTCCCGGTCGATGCGGATACGCTCAAATTCCTCACGACCTCGGGCCGCGATGCCGATCGCGTGGCGCTGGTCGAAGCTTATTCGCGCGCCCAGGGCATGTTCCGCGAGACCGATACACCCGACCCGGTGTTTACCTCGACGCTCGAGCTTGATCTTTCGACCGTGGTGCCCTCGCTGTCCGGCCCCAAGCGCCCACAGGATCGCGTGGCGCTCAAGGATGTGACCTCGGCCTTTGCCGCGGCGCTGCCCGAGCTTAGCGGTGGCCGCATCGAGCGGACCAAGCTGCCCGAGGACAAGCAGGAAAGCCGGTTCGTCAATGAAGGCGCCAATGGCGTTGGAGACATTCCCGAAGAGGCGGCCTTTCCGGTCAAGGGCACCGACTATCATGTCACCGATGGCTCGGTGGTGATCGCGGCCATCACCTCCTGCACCAATACGTCTAACCCTTCCGTGCTGGTGGCCGCAGGCCTTGTCGCCCGCAAGGCGCGAGCCTTGGGCCTGCAGTCCAAGCCCTGGGTCAAGACCTCGCTGGCGCCCGGCTCGCAGGTGGTCACCGATTACCTCACGGCCGCAGGCCTGCAGGAGGATCTCGACGCGCTGGGCTTTAATCTCGTCGGCTATGGCTGCACGACCTGTATCGGCAATTCGGGTCCGCTGCCGCAGGCTATTTCCGACACGATCAACGAGAACAAGCTGGTCGCCGCTTCGGTACTGTCGGGCAATCGCAATTTCGAAGGCCGCGTCAATCCGGACGTCCGCGCCAACTACCTGGCCTCGCCACCGCTGGTTGTCGCCTATGCACTGGCCGGCACGCTCAATGTCGATATCACCACCCAGCCGCTGGGCAAGGGCAAGGACGGGAGCGATGTCTATCTCAAGGACATCTGGCCCTCCAACCTCGAGATTGCCGAGATCGTCCGCAAGCATGTCACCGCCGACATGTTCCGCTCGCGTTATTCGGATGTGTTCAAGGGCGACAGCAATTGGCAGGCCATCACTATCGAGGGCGGCCAGACCTATGGCTGGAATTCCAGCTCGACTTATGTGCAGAACCCGCCCTATTTCGCTGATATGTCGATGGAGCCCAAGCCGGTGACCAATGTCACCTCGGCCAAGGTTTTGGCGCTGTTCCTCGATTCCATCACGACGGACCACATTTCGCCCGCCGGTTCGTTCAAGGCATCGACCCCGGCCGGCAAATATCTCGAGGAACGGCAAGTCGCCCCGCGCGACTTCAACTCCTATGGCGCCCGTCGCGGCAATCACGAGGTGATGATGCGCGGCACCTTTGCCAATATCCGCATCAAGAACCAGATGCTGGCCGGTGTCGAAGGCGGCTATACCAAGGGTCCAGACGGGTCACAGATGGCCATTTATGACGCGGCAATGGCTTATCAGGCTCAGGGCACGCCGTTGGTGATCTTTGCCGGCAAGGAATATGGCACGGGGTCGTCTCGCGACTGGGCAGCCAAGGGAACCAACCTGCTCGGCGTGCGCGCCGTGATTGCCCAGAGCTTTGAGCGCATCCATCGCTCCAACCTCGTCGGCATGGGCGTGGTGCCGCTGCAGTTCAAGGATGGCGAGAGCTGGCAGACGCTGGGGCTCGATGGCACCGAAACGGTCGATATCGAGGGCGTGACCGAGATCACCCCGCGCGCCAGGGTGAACGTGAAGATCACCCGCGCCAATGGCGAGGTGATGAATGTCGAGACGCTGTGCCGGATCGATACCGCCAATGAGCTCGATTATTTCAAGCATGGCGGCATCCTGCACTATGTGCTGCGAAGCCTTGTCGCCGCCTAA
- a CDS encoding NAD(P)H-dependent oxidoreductase, whose amino-acid sequence MPKCLVLSGHPLTPSFSAALADSYAEMMSSAGVTVRRVDLAGMDVPASIPNRLPGDDEMRGDIAAFWDDMVWADHVVIVHPLWWGGMPAKLKALFDIVLQMGRAYRYDGATPLPLGLLKGRSARVIVTSDTPAWFMALIYGNAHFRIIKNQILRFVGFGPIRTTHLSMIRHSTPEQRANMLEKVVAAARKDAERLNRLTTKMAA is encoded by the coding sequence ATGCCCAAATGCCTCGTTTTGAGCGGCCATCCGCTGACACCGAGCTTCTCCGCCGCGCTGGCCGACAGCTACGCCGAAATGATGTCCAGCGCCGGCGTCACAGTACGGCGCGTGGATCTGGCGGGCATGGATGTGCCGGCCAGCATTCCCAACCGACTGCCTGGTGACGACGAAATGCGGGGCGACATAGCGGCCTTCTGGGACGACATGGTCTGGGCCGACCATGTGGTGATCGTCCATCCGCTCTGGTGGGGCGGCATGCCGGCCAAACTCAAGGCCTTGTTCGACATCGTGCTGCAGATGGGCCGGGCCTATCGCTATGATGGCGCCACGCCCCTGCCCCTGGGCCTGTTGAAAGGTCGATCGGCACGGGTGATCGTCACCTCGGACACGCCTGCCTGGTTCATGGCGCTGATCTATGGCAATGCCCATTTCCGCATCATCAAGAACCAGATCCTGCGCTTTGTCGGTTTCGGGCCGATCCGCACCACGCACCTGTCGATGATTCGCCATTCGACACCGGAACAGCGCGCCAATATGCTGGAGAAGGTGGTCGCCGCAGCCCGCAAGGACGCAGAGCGGCTCAACCGGCTAACGACAAAAATGGCGGCCTGA
- a CDS encoding DUF1223 domain-containing protein, with protein MTLRPLIAALAGPLALAAFCLPVHAENGVAHPKAVVELFTSQGCAQCPPADALLTSLADEDDVVALAYHVDYWDYAGWEDTFGQEAYSDRQRAYAKSWGSSRIYTPQMVVNGAQGVVGSRRNEVHGALDGASLPLDVAITHAGDMLKIVVPANAELDNAVVWLVSYLDRADVSIETGENAGKSMVYTQVVTGRQALGMWEGASGATLKLPVPDNLGEPGTGIAVIVQQESNGMPGPILGAATLEN; from the coding sequence ATGACCCTCAGACCACTCATCGCCGCCCTAGCGGGCCCTCTTGCCCTGGCCGCATTCTGCCTGCCGGTCCATGCCGAAAACGGCGTCGCGCATCCCAAGGCGGTGGTTGAATTGTTCACCAGCCAGGGCTGCGCCCAGTGCCCGCCGGCCGATGCGCTGCTGACCAGCCTCGCCGACGAGGACGACGTCGTCGCGCTGGCCTATCATGTCGACTACTGGGACTATGCCGGCTGGGAAGACACTTTCGGCCAGGAAGCCTATTCGGATCGCCAGCGTGCCTATGCCAAGAGCTGGGGTTCGTCGCGCATCTATACGCCGCAGATGGTGGTCAACGGGGCGCAGGGCGTGGTCGGGTCCCGGCGCAATGAGGTGCATGGCGCGCTCGATGGCGCGAGCCTGCCGCTCGATGTCGCCATTACCCATGCCGGCGACATGCTCAAGATCGTGGTCCCGGCCAATGCCGAGCTCGACAATGCAGTGGTCTGGCTGGTCAGCTATCTCGACCGCGCCGATGTCAGTATCGAGACCGGCGAGAATGCGGGCAAGTCCATGGTCTATACGCAGGTGGTGACCGGTCGCCAGGCGCTGGGCATGTGGGAAGGCGCCAGCGGCGCCACGCTCAAATTGCCGGTGCCGGACAACCTGGGCGAGCCCGGTACGGGCATCGCAGTCATCGTTCAGCAGGAAAGCAACGGCATGCCGGGACCGATCCTCGGCGCTGCGACGCTGGAGAACTGA
- a CDS encoding DUF2794 domain-containing protein, whose product MVHAGELAVNSSPSKIPAIVAFDRKELALILNVYGRKVGQGEWRDYAMDFLRERAVFSIYARVSERPLYLIEKTPRLRNRQGQYAVTNQQGRILKRGHDLAQVLRVLDPQLAVVG is encoded by the coding sequence CTGGTCCATGCCGGCGAGCTTGCCGTGAATAGCTCTCCGTCGAAAATTCCGGCCATTGTCGCCTTCGATCGCAAGGAGTTGGCGCTGATCCTCAATGTCTATGGCCGCAAGGTGGGGCAGGGCGAGTGGCGCGACTATGCGATGGACTTCCTGCGCGAGCGGGCGGTGTTTTCCATCTATGCGCGGGTCTCGGAGCGGCCGCTCTATCTCATCGAAAAGACGCCACGCCTGCGCAATCGCCAGGGGCAGTATGCGGTCACCAACCAGCAGGGCCGGATCCTCAAACGCGGGCATGACCTGGCGCAGGTGCTGCGTGTGCTCGATCCGCAACTGGCTGTCGTCGGCTAG
- a CDS encoding GNAT family N-acetyltransferase: MPDFTLRPFRWSDVSAITEIYKHYVEETAITFDTEVPGEAAMAEKFAALVKLGHPLIVAEIEGDVVGYAYASFYRPRAAYRFTCEDSIYLRADIKGKGLGKAMLTELLAQSKAFGFKQMIAVITADTANSIAIHEKFGFRHVGRYDAVGYKFDRWHDIVHLQLAL; the protein is encoded by the coding sequence GTGCCCGACTTTACGCTTCGCCCCTTCCGCTGGTCCGATGTTTCGGCCATCACCGAAATCTACAAGCACTATGTGGAAGAGACGGCGATCACCTTCGACACCGAAGTGCCCGGCGAAGCGGCCATGGCGGAAAAATTTGCAGCTCTGGTCAAGCTCGGCCATCCGCTGATCGTTGCCGAGATCGAGGGCGACGTGGTCGGCTATGCCTATGCCAGCTTCTATCGCCCCCGCGCCGCCTATCGCTTCACCTGCGAGGATTCGATCTATCTGCGCGCCGACATAAAGGGAAAGGGCCTGGGCAAGGCCATGCTGACCGAGTTGCTGGCCCAGTCAAAGGCTTTCGGCTTCAAGCAGATGATCGCCGTCATCACCGCCGACACCGCCAATTCCATCGCCATCCACGAAAAATTCGGCTTCCGCCACGTCGGCCGCTATGACGCGGTGGGCTACAAATTCGACCGCTGGCACGACATCGTGCATCTGCAACTGGCGCTTTAG